In the Selenihalanaerobacter shriftii genome, one interval contains:
- a CDS encoding helix-turn-helix domain-containing protein, which translates to MRQSNYIIEREKGKHLKLGARKIIAHLYNKQNKNYSEIAREMNCHRTTISREIKKGLTTFKNADWSDREVYVPEIAQGVYDE; encoded by the coding sequence ATGCGTCAAAGTAATTATATCATAGAAAGAGAAAAAGGGAAACATTTAAAACTAGGAGCTCGTAAGATTATTGCTCATTTATATAATAAGCAAAATAAAAATTATAGTGAAATAGCCCGAGAAATGAACTGTCATAGGACAACAATAAGCCGAGAAATAAAAAAGGGTTTAACTACTTTTAAAAACGCAGATTGGTCTGATAGAGAAGTTTATGTGCCAGAAATAGCCCAAGGGGTATATGATGAAAA